From Quercus lobata isolate SW786 chromosome 1, ValleyOak3.0 Primary Assembly, whole genome shotgun sequence, one genomic window encodes:
- the LOC115950995 gene encoding LOW QUALITY PROTEIN: fasciclin-like arabinogalactan protein 12 (The sequence of the model RefSeq protein was modified relative to this genomic sequence to represent the inferred CDS: deleted 2 bases in 1 codon; substituted 1 base at 1 genomic stop codon), with protein MTKQWALFSLSILLVFLLHCNTTLGQPAAAPAQPANAPVQLAPPPVVQLAKAPAPVQSAKVPPTQKGVPDVTKILGKAGGFSVFIRLLKSTGVSDQLYGQLNNSNNGFTIFAPTDAAFSSLKAGTINSLSDLQKTQLVQFHILNTVVTLSNFQTLSNPVPTEAGDTSAGEFPLTVITAGNQVNISTGLVNTTLGGTVYSDNXLYIYQVEKVLLPPDIFNPKPKHKALASAPTLSTPKTKDNGDEDSQSVPTEVDESSAVSLGGLGILVSIEVILVAFILTKGLHGVYVPA; from the exons ATGACAAAACAATGGGCTCTTTTCTCGCTCTcaattttacttgtatttctCTTACATTGCAACACAACTTTAGGCCAGCCCGCTGCAGCTCCAGCCCAGCCAGCAAATGCACCAGTCCAGCTAGCCCCTCCGCCAGTAGTTCAGCTTGCCAAGGCCCCAGCCCCAGTCCAATCTGCCAAGGTCCCACCAACACAAAAAGGTGTCCCTGATGTCACCAAAATCCTTGGAAAGGCCGGTGGGTTCTCAGTCTTTATCCGCCTCTTAAAGAGTACCGGAGTTTCTGACCAATTATACGGCCAGCTCAACAATTCAAATAATGGGTTTACCATCTTTGCTCCTACTGATGCTGCATTTTCGAGCCTCAAAGCAGGCACTATAAACTCTTTGTCCGACCTACAAAAGACCCAACTTGTACAATTTCACATATTAAACACAGTCGTTACTCTGTCAAATTTCCAAACTCTGAGCAATCCAGTGCCCACAGAGGCTGGAGATACCAGTGCCGGTGAGTTCCCACTAACCGTGATCACTGCTGGCAACCAAGTGAACATCTCTACTGGTCTTGTTAATACCACGTTGGGTGGAACTGTGTATTCAGATAACTAGCTT TATATATATCAAGTGGAGAAAGTGCTTCTTCCTCCTGACATTTTTAATCCTAAGCCTAAGCATAAGGCACTAGCCTCGGCACCAACATTGTCAACGCCTAAGACTAAGGACAATGGTGATGAGGATTCTCAGTCTGTTCCTACCGAAGTGGATGAGTCTAGTGCAGTAAGTCTCGGCGGGCTTGGAATATTGGTGTCCATTGAAGTTATTTTGGTCGCATTCATTCTCACGAAGGGACTTCATGGTGTATATGTACCTGCTTAA